The proteins below come from a single Garra rufa chromosome 25, GarRuf1.0, whole genome shotgun sequence genomic window:
- the LOC141301839 gene encoding protein inscuteable homolog produces the protein MATPQSSRQSSYSSISGKIRMHAIQVDSVQRWMEDLRHMTEVECMCVLQSKPIGVDEDAPGELIVSGTGAVGEHVTRDNLQTLLKRALVVSTELGKMFQRLEKGRWQRVHSTAVRVNCHVRSLIQEYSTARNAPPEMQKYEKSLLEKCMELNVITERCLHTEDEYFLKSMKEAIHEILTDVSDSFSHMIDMALANEIQILIHQIEDSDNVFAISTAISNLLSLTQDGPQLCSIIAKEGAVVALLKICRQDCFSTLYAHALRTVASICCVEEGISQLEKVDGILCLADILTDGACAEATRAEAAAVMAQITSPHHTSTQHLASFLESMQDIVTALINLCESASCGEVFLLASAALANITFFDSMACEILLQLNAVHILLQACRDRQRVDTPYSKDQVVTILANLSVLEQCTADVLEEKGIEQLLVLLNEKPSSSSPSESAACERVQQKAAVTLARLSRDPLVAQTAIQLKAVPRLIELCRSPAERNNSDSVLVACLAALRRLAAECPDSIGPTDHQQLIKPRLVDSFLLCSNMEESFV, from the exons ATGGCCACGCCGCAGAGTTCCAGACAGAGCAGCTATTCCTCAATCTCTGGAAAGAT CAGGATGCATGCCATACAGGTGGACTCGGTACAGCGCTGGATGGAAGACTTACGGCACATGACGGAGGTGGAGTGCATGTGCGTTCTGCAGTCGAAACCCATCGGCGTGGATGAAGACGCTCCGGGTGAGCTCATCGTGTCTGGGACGGGTGCCGTCGGTGAACACGTCACTCGTGATAACCTGCAGACGCTGCTGAAGAGGGCGCTGGTGGTCAGCACAGAGCTGGGGAAGATGTTCCAGCGTCTAGAGAAGGGCCGCTGGCAGCGGGTCCACAGCACGGCCGTCAGGGTCAACTGTCACGTGCGCTCGCTCATCCAAGAGTACAGCACGGCCAGAAACGCCCCACCGGAAATGCAGAAG TATGAGAAATCACTGCTGGAGAAGTGCATGGAGCTGAACGTCATTACTGAGAG ATGTCTTCATACTGAGGATGAATACTTTCTCAAATCCATGAAGGAGGCCATTCACGAGATCCTTACTGACGTCAGTGACTCCTTTAGCCATATGATTGACATGGCACTGGCCAATGAGATACAG attttaatTCATCAGATTGAGGATTCTGATAATGTTTTTGCCATTAGCACTGccatcagtaacctgctgtcttTAACTCAGGatgggccacagctctgcagcaTCATTGCTAAA GAGGGAGCTGTGGTGGCCCTTCTGAAGATCTGCCGGCAGGACTGCTTCAGTACTCTGTACGCACACGCCTTGAGGACTGTGGCTTCTATCTGCTGTGTTGAGGAGGGCATCAGCCAGCTGGAAAAG GTGGATGGCATCCTGTGTCTGGCAGACATCTTAACAGACGGCGCGTGTGCAGAGGCGACCCGAGCGGAGGCCGCGGCGGTGATGGCTCAGATCACCTCTCCCCATCACACCTCCACACAACACCTCGCCAGCTTCCTGGAGAGCATGCAAGACATCGTCACAGCCCTCATCA ATCTGTGTGAGAGCGCTTCCTGTGGTGAAGTGTTTCTGCTGGCTTCAGCAGCTCTGGCAAACATCACATTCTTTGACAGCATGGCATGTGAAATCCTGCTGCAGCTCAATGCCGTTCACATCCTGCTACAGGCCTGCAGAGACCGCCAACGAGTCGACACGCCATACTCCAAAGACCAG GTTGTGACAATCCTTGCGAATCTGTCTGTTCTGGAGCAGTGCACTGCAGATGTTCTAGAGGAGAAGG GTATCGAGCAGCTGCTGGTGTTGCTGAATGAGAAGCCATCTTCCTCCAGTCCGTCTGAGAGTGCGGCGTGCGAGCGGGTTCAACAGAAAGCTGCCGTCACACTGGCTCGTCTCAGCAGAGACCCACTTGTTGCTCAGACAGCCATACAGCTCAAGG CTGTTCCTCGCCTCATCGAGTTGTGTCGGTCACCAGCGGAAAGGAACAACAGTGATTCAGTACTTGTGGCCTGTCTG GCTGCTCTGAGGAGGCTTGCGGCTGAGTGTCCGGACAGCATTGGGCCCACTGACCATCAACAGCTGATTAAGCCCAGACTGGTGGACTCTTTCCTCTTGTGCTCCAACATGGAGGAAAGCTTCGTCTGA